TTTTATGCAGGATTTCCAAATGATGCCACACAGGTATCTAAGTGACAAGTGTGTAGAAAGCATTTTATATCTGAAACCTTTTCTGACACTACGCAAACATGCTCATTAGGTTTTACGCAGTATTTTCGAATTGATGCCACATTGCTATCTAAGTGTGTAGAAAACATTTTGTATCTGAAACCCTTTCTCACGTGAGAAATTAGGATTCTTTTATTATGATCACCCAGCAGATGAAATTTTCTTATTGCTTGATAATTTAAGTCATTATGCATGTGTGAACTGTAGGACTTTTATTGTTCTTTTTTGAGCTACATGTTATTGTAGCAGCCATCATAATTCAACTAACTTGTCCTTGATTTGGTTATGATTTACCTCAAGAACATTCAGTGCCAACTGGCTGTGCATCATCTGTTTCAATGCAGCACTCTCCTCTTCCAGAAATCCATCTCCACTAAAGAATCATAAGATCTACACAATTAATCCTCTTTTCATCAAAAGTTTTTATGCATAGCTGAAAAGCAATCTCCTTTGATTCCAGAAATAATTGGATCCATTGCTTTCTGAGTTTAACCAATTTTTTTCCTTAGGAAATGAAATTTGCAAATAGTTATCTTTTGAAAGTGGAATATGCTTGAAAAGTTACAAAATCTGGCATGCTTGTACAATTCCATTTAGAGATTTAGTTGACAGTAGACCTGGAGCACTGTGCAACGAAAAAGTGTCCTTGACTTGGACTATGTTTTGTAGAAATCTTTTATGATCGTAATTTATCAACATCATATCAGATCATCATACCATGATCTGACAGATTAATCCCATTAAGTTTCTCTGATTTACTTTGTTATATGTAagattttgtttatttttatttgctcTCTCAGTTATCATTTCGACACCCAAGGGAAAAAAATCTATTCACACAATCTTGATTTAGTTAGCCTGTCCATCACTATTAAGTAGTTCTTGTCTAATATGCAGTATAGGGAATTTCTTCTTTGCTGGAGCGAGGATATTCTTTCAGTCTTTAGATGCCGCAATTTTTCTATTTTCACGTGTCTCAGATATTCCCCTCGAGAGTCTGGTTCTTCCTGTAATATCCACAAATGACAAGCTTACTTTGGGTTGCGAATTATGGGTATGAAAAATCTTTTCTTGTTTCCTGTAGATATATTTTGCAGTGTAGGATTTTTAATCAAAGCACAATTGTATTCAGTATTCACCACTGATTTACTAAGTGCACCTCTGGTCAGGGGACGCTCCTTCCATTTTCTTATGTACTTGCGATATCTTTATTCTTTCATGTGTTTTATACTGAAGAAAATGAGTGTTTGTGGAAGCAGAGGACTCTTTGGCAGCAGCTGTAGTGACATTGCTATGCTATGTTGGCAGTATATTTCTTTTATAGTGGTGCCAGAAGTTTGTTCTTGCAGTGGTTGTGGGTGGCAAGGGCTAGTGGTTGGACCATTAATGAGGACAATTCTGCAAATTGTTTAGCCGTGGAGATATTGTCTGAATTATGAAACTTTTACATGTCATTTAATGTTtcatggaaaaaacttttttgaTTCCAACATCAACCAAACAACATAAAGTGGGGAATAATCTTCAGGGCATATTATGAAAGTTAAGGATAGTGTTATTATTACCAAGTTATATTTActcattatttattaatatctAGGATGGAACAATAATACGAGGTCAAAATGAAATATCTCATCCAACCAATGGATGTATGGAGCCCATAAATAAGGTGTGTGCATATTCTCCATTTTGGTCGTATCTTCTAATTTCTTCTGTTATTCTACTGTTGTTGGTTGTGAGTATTCATCTTCCTTTTCTTGCGCATGAGTTTATTACCCTATCCAAAAGTTGCTATTTGATTTGCTGAAATACCAAGTTATGGCATTTTATCACACCACCAACCAGCGGCCCAAGCACTTCCCATGGACCAAGCCCGAATGATGTCAAGTATCGAAGATTCACTCATGGCCCATTTGGATCGAAGGAATATGCTGCTGAAGTTTGAATAAGATGAAGTCGGTTTTATCTTTATTGTTTGAATAAAACTGGATTATTATCATTAGGTTTCTTATTCAATCCTTAGATGGTCGTTTTCCAAATTTTAGATGAGTCATCTTTATCTTTTATCTTGCTATCAGGATACGGTAAACTCATGCACAAGTATTCCATTGAATGGATTAAATAAACAAGTTCAtttcaatatatttttttttccaaagatCACGAGGTTCTCTTCAACGATCCTCAAgtcaatacaatcaaaatagGCAAACAAGGGAGAAAACACAAAAGAATCGAGACGCGAGCCTCGAGGATTTCCGAGTGCAACGACCCATAACCCAATCCATTTCTCATAGTCGTGAGACATTCTTTTCACGAGGGATGGGTTGGATTATACTTCTTTTGGGAATGTTAAATTTGCAGGGAAAGCCTTTGTTGAATTTGGCAAAGTTTTGTATGTGAAATTCTTAAGAAGATTGGTGAAATTATAATGAactaattttgatttttatagCCATTGTTGCTTTGTCACTGTCACTTCTATATTTTACTCAGCAACTCTATGTTTATACACACTGTTAGTGTGCCATGAAGTCCATCATTCTTTACTAATTTGACATGCTTAAGGTCTGATGATTTACTTTTAATGCTTCCAATTTACATTTAAAATGTTCTTCAAGTTGATTGAGTATCTTTTCCAGGATAACTCTTCAGTCCCACCTCTATCTTCAAGAATAAAGCGGGTGTTTTACATGTCCAGCGAAGGTAGCAATTTATTGCATGAGGTACATGATGCTTCTTGTGTTTGTTTATGTGCTTTTTCTGTGGGAAGTAATTATAAATTGTCTCTTGTGGAAGACAACGAATTTCACCGGAATTTCTCTTAGTTATCtctttaattaataatatttatatattatgaaaAGTCAGGTTTAGATCATTATGGGAACATTATTTGTAAACAGACAAAATGAAAGTCTTGAAAATGTTTGAACCAACGACTGCATCTTTCTCCCCTTTGCACTACTATATTAAAcctaaaaattgatatttaggGTTATTTGAAAACACCATGTGATGCTTATGTCCATTGGCATCATATCAAAAGTTATTATATTATCTTTCATGAATAAATTTCTGGGTTATTTGCCTcatcttttaattttctttatgTTTCTCTCAAGCAGGTCTTTCCTTCTGTGAATCCAACTGTCTTGGAACAGTTGAGTAGCGTTGACTGCATTGTCTTTGCTATGGGCTCACTCTTTACTTCCATATGTCCCTCTCTGGTAAAATTAAGAATCCAATTATTGTTGATTTTAACACTGCGTCTTTTAGATTGTATTAAGGTTGATGTTTCTTCAGTTATTTGAACTACGGCAGTATTTTAGCTGTTGTCAAAGGGCTATAGCACCAGGATGAACTAGCTATTTGAATGGTTTGAGTTCACTTTTTCAGAATATGAATTTACAAATGAAAAAGATTCTTGAGGATCCAAGCCCATGCTCTGTGCCCCCACCCTACCCACCCGCAGGAGAAAGGACTTTTTGTTTCACTCTGTGATTTGGTTATCACAGTTGTTACAACTGCTGAGAATACCTTTTGCTTGAAGCCGGTGAAGTCAATTTGTGTGGGTGGTAAAAAGTGGTGAAATCTCAGGCCTCCCTGATAATGTCAAATTTTTTCTCTTGGGTGTTTTTTTTAGACCAGCCGGTCTTGGTGGAGGGGTTTGGTGGACCCCTACCTGTGCTTTTGATGTCCTTAAAAAACAAGATCTGGCTTTTCTAACCTCTAACAACTTCCAATTTCTGGTTATATAACTTAATGTTACAGTTGTTTTAAGCACATGATTCATTTTCAGGTTCTTCTGAGAATCGGGGAACTGATTTCTACACGATCATGTCCCAAGGTAATCTGATAATGTGTAACCCATACCTTCATTATGTGTAAGTCATACCTTCATTGCCTTGCTCTTTGATAACTTTAAGCTATACTTAAAGGCTGcataagatttttaaattttatggtTTTCCCAGTGCATTTTATTTGTACATTTACCTTCTCATCAATTTGCTTCCATCATATATCAGTATGTGTTTAtccattttattttttaggTACTTCTCTTGAATGGTACTCACGACAGAGAAACTTCTGGGTTTACGGCTTCTTGCTTTGTAACTGCAATTACCAATGCTTTAAATCGAACTTATGGAGATCCCCGTAACCGTCTTATAAATCCTGTACGTGTTAATGGAATATAATTTTTTCTGCTTACTTGATGTTTAATGTGTAGAACTTGTTTCCAGCCTCATGAACGAAGAGAAATCCCTTTTCACTCAAATCTTACAATATAAATTTGTCAAGCACCTAATGCTTTCGCGCCTAGGAGATAGAAAGTGGATCATACCACATGTAAATGGGAAGAAACCTAAAGGTTGCAGTATAATTTACTTAAATTCCTCTGTGACTTGATTTTCAATAATTACATGAATcgatcactttttttttttgcagccAAACCAATACATTAACACAATTTTTGTGCCGAAAGATGGTCAAATTCCTTCAGATATTGATTGCCTGGCTGCCCAAGGGATTTTTAATGTGGTACGCTGTATTCTATACTGGATGTCCTACTTCCACTGGAAAGTGTAATATAACAATGATGAACATTGATTTAAGATACAAGGGTTGAGGAATTGCTCTCTTTTTAGGTACATATCTCATTTTTTTCCCGTTTATTCTGACTCATCAAAATTTGTAGGTTACCATCAATTCATTTCGTGACTCAAAGGGGAGCATATTATTCGATCCAGCTTCACTGATACAATCTCTATCTGACCTGTTAACTGGATGCACAAGCAAAAATGTTGCTGAAATGTGATCCCAAGTTTTGACATTCCTGATAATTTTCAAGCCTAAAAATGTAGAGCATACATCTTTTGCTTTGTTGCTTCTTTTCCGCTGACGAGCAGGTTTGAAAGCAGAATAGGCATTTCGTCTCTATATCAGTCCCCTTGCTAGGAAGTTTCCTCGAATATTATGATAGATTGCTTGGTGCATTGGCCTGATCTGCTACATTAGGTTGAACATATGTAGGCGGTGTATATACCGCGAGTTTAGT
This is a stretch of genomic DNA from Primulina eburnea isolate SZY01 chromosome 11, ASM2296580v1, whole genome shotgun sequence. It encodes these proteins:
- the LOC140804618 gene encoding uncharacterized protein YNL011C-like isoform X1 — translated: MADGYLGPPLSFLSSISYSPFINTQNFPIPFPLFVSHAHSRNPSFHFSCMAAVPPFKTDSNHFPCSSASAAPNGVSNQPSLLVFSGGTAFNGVVEELKKLTTRVAHVLPVSDDGGSTAEVVRVLGGPAVGDIRSRCLRLSDQSTSEALAVRTLLGYRLPIDARSSKYEWYDIVEGTHLLWTGVSKPYRETIRAFLVYFQDQILRRSEESFCFSNGSIGNFFFAGARIFFQSLDAAIFLFSRVSDIPLESLVLPVISTNDKLTLGCELWDGTIIRGQNEISHPTNGCMEPINKDNSSVPPLSSRIKRVFYMSSEGSNLLHEVFPSVNPTVLEQLSSVDCIVFAMGSLFTSICPSLVLLRIGELISTRSCPKVLLLNGTHDRETSGFTASCFVTAITNALNRTYGDPRNRLINPPNQYINTIFVPKDGQIPSDIDCLAAQGIFNVVTINSFRDSKGSILFDPASLIQSLSDLLTGCTSKNVAEM